Below is a window of Humulus lupulus chromosome 2, drHumLupu1.1, whole genome shotgun sequence DNA.
AGTCAACATCCAGATGAAACTCATCCTTGTGTATTTGGTTTTTTAGTTttgataaataaagaaaaaaaatgttactTCATAATAACATAAAGATTATTAATTGGCATAACAAAAAACTATCCAAACTTATGATTTTTTGTTTGATGGGAATGATATTTCCTAGAAGTAATATTACAGAAAATGAAAATGCAGTACCCTAAGGTTTCATGAGATATAGTTCTGCATGCTGGACTTTTCCCACACAATCTTTGGCCTTGGATTTCTAGCAAGGTGATGTCCCTATGGTTTGAAGTCGCCTCCTTTTACTTAAGAGGATTTTGTTTGTAGATCCCGGTACCAGAATTGCGAATAAGACCCTCTTATGTTAGTGAAGATGAGATCAAAATCTTACAGACCGCACATTGATAGAAACTCGAGACCAAATACTTGTTAGAGAATGTACCACAGGGACAAATTGATGAAATCGTAGACTAAGTTGACTGCCTAACATTATCCCTATAATGTAAGAGCTAAGGATGTTGAGGTTGTCTGCCCTAACATAATTTTAGGCATGGTTAAACTTTTAGGAACAGGAAGAAGAGTTTGTCATGACATCTCAGACAACTTCAATAGAGAGATATAACAAATATTGTCCTAGTTTCATTTGACCTTGTTCAAAACTTGGATTTTTGAGGGACAACAATTTTAGGGAAGAGGCATGTCATTAGATAGAGCATGTCCATAAGACAGTGACAGCTTCAGGAACAGGATACCTAAAATGTAGTCAATTTTTTATTAAGACATACTTTCATGTGCTAATTTCTTTCTTCTGAATTACAACCCCAAAATTATTGAAAATAATGGTAATTATGATCATAATTAGAATAGGTACTTTTTTTTTGTTCAGTAGCATGACTCTTGGTTCAATGGAATAAATAATACACCtgtaaaggaaaacaaaaatagttttttgttttcaaatatATTCATGTGCTCTGCATCAACTAGAGAAGAGGGGGGGAACTATTCTAAACTAAACAGAGATACTTTGTTAAGAATAAATTTATTGGTGCAAATAGAAATTAGcaagaaaaatagaaaaagaatAAGAGAGAGAAAAGATAATAGATATTGGAAAGAGaataaaaacataagaaataaagTGAGAGATATAAATTCAAAAGAGAATTGGTTCAATAAATTTTCATCCATACAATGAAAGTATGTGTGTGTGTGCTGTGTATGCATTTCTGTCTCTACTACTTTGAGAAAGTTGACTAAAACTAAACCTCATTGTCAGATCCCAATAGCTAATAAATTTCAgtcaattttttttacaagtggtTTGAAATATATTCAAATTGAAAAGAGAGAATAAAAAAGATAAGTGAAGGGACTAAACTATAAGTTGCAATCAACATGAATTAGAAATTAGAAATGCCACAAAGAATAAGACAATAAAATTTTACATTATGAAAAGAAAAATATCCGCGTAAAGTCTAGCCAAAAGAGCAAAAATTTCTTCATAAATAGCTTATTTAGTCCTATTATAATCTTGCTACTGGTTTCTGTTGTGGGTCTTGGGCTCTTTGCAAGGGGATTCCCACCTGTAATGTCCACAAAACTCTGTTACTTTTATGTCTtcataacataacattattaaaaaggCCTTAATAACACTTTCTTTTTTCCTTGTTCTTTATGCAGCTTGCAAGGGTTATTTAATGACTGCAACTGTTAATGGAAAGCTATTCTCTGGCTATATGATGCATTGTTGTGCTTATTTAACACAACATAGAACTAGATCTGATCCATAATTTGTATGAGAAGCTAATAAAAAAtctgtttttatttttcaattcccATTTGCAGGAGAGAGATTTAGTGATGTGGTTGGTAGCCCATATTACGTTGCACCAGAAGTCTTACGCAAGCAGTATGGTCCAGAAGCAGATGTTTGGAGTGCTGGAGTGATTCTTTACAATCTGTTAAGTGGAGTGCCTCCATTTTGGGCAGGTAAGATTTTTAAAGATGCTTCTTGTTAGTCATTATTGTATTTAGTATCTGTGTCTCTGTATGTGTATTTTGTGAccttttttctttccccttggtTTCAATAGAGAGCGAGCAAGGGATATTTGAAGAAGTATTACATGGTGACCTTGACTTTTCAACAGACCCATGGCCTAGTATTTCTGAAGGTGCCAACGATTTAGTAAGGAAAATGCTTATTCGAGATCCCAAAAGGCGGATATCTGCACATGATGTTTTGTGTGAGTTTTTGTCACTGGTTTTCTTTCATAATTACAATTTTTGTGTTTGACCTGTGTTGCTACTGAAATTAAAGCGTTGCAATTATTGTTGAGCAAAGCTTTTTGGAAAAGCATCTGTTATTCATTTCAGCtgctttataaataattattctcATCATTTTTGTTCAACAATTGTCATAATTTTTTGCTTATGTATAATTCTATATCAAGGTGTTCTTAGGCACAACATCTGTTGCACTAAAATTTTCTGGCTCCTTTGTTTTTAAAGAGAATGTTCTTTCATTCTTAAAGAGTTTTGGGTGAGAGAATTATTTGCATTTAAATTTTTGCTCTGATTTTTCTATTGAATGATGATTGACTTGTAATTTTTTCTGTTAAATTCAGTTTTGCAGACTGTAATTGggcagaagaagaagatgaggagcAAAACATCCAGGATAACAGGGATGGAACTCAACAAGGTTTTCCTTTTGGAGCAAACCAACTTACCTTACCCCCCTGGTGGCTTCAAATTTGGGTAAAAATAGTAAAGCTGCTCTCTACCCTGCTTTTGATCaggattttttaaaatatatatatatatatatttattactcTCTTTTCTGAGATGAATTACTCATTTGAATTTGTCATGTCATTGTCGGGGGCCAGATTTTTAGCATGGCACATAGGCTTGTCTATGGAATTTGTTATATTGAAGTCTTTAAACTTCAGTTTTGCAATCTTTTTTCTAAATTAAATAGTAATCCTTTTGCCTTTTATGTGAAGAAAGTTGGCAACTGTGTATCTTTTTCAAATGGTCCTATAATCCATTCAATTTGGTTGTTCTGTTTGTTCCATTATAAATCTGCTAGGTAAGTTGTTCTGTTTCTAATTATCATCTTGATACTAAGTTGAAATTTACTAGGTTGCCAAGGACTTGTGTTCCTACCTAAACATCTTTAAAAAAATCCTCCTTGCTTCCCATTCTAGTTGGTATATTTCTGCTTTGATTTTCTAGTTGGGAATTGAGATCTCTTACTTTCATTATTTATGGAAATCCCATGCTTTTTGTATAGAGAAGCAATgctaatatatatgtttttgcctTGCTTTTTAACCTGTTTATGCTTTAGCCAGCAATGGGTAATGTTTCATGagcaattttttcttcaaattatcTTTCTATGATTTCTAGCAAGAAGCCAATTGGCTATTTCAATtgcaaaatgttttattaaaactaCTGTTAAGATTCTCCCTTCTTGAGATGATTTGAGAAACAATCAACTTTAAACAATTTGTAACCATAACATGTTATTGGCATTGATATCTGTTCTCGGACTTGGAAATTATGATAATCAAGTCGTGACCCAATTTTTGTTTAAATCCTTTGATGCTTTCCTCATATTAATCTATATTCTATTTGTGGTGATATTCCTTATGTTTGGAGGCCTTTGAGCTTTGACTACATTTATGTGAaaattctgaagaaaaaaaaaaaagaaatggccTAGAGAGTTTAAGTTTAAGCTAGTCTCTAGACCTTGCTGCCACATGGGGTTTTTGTTTGTGGTTGGCTATAATGGCGCCACCTCTGTCATTCTCTGTCATGTAAGCTTCTCTTGTTTTCCTCACTTCCTTTTTATGTCTATTCTTGACTGTTTCTCTTAAAATTTTCATGAAACTTTAGGAAATGCAAGGTTAGTTTATTGAGTATGTATAGTTTCTGAGCTTATTTTTAGAAGCCTGTTTGTCTTCTAGAGCTAGATAGTAGTTTAGGAAATACACTTGGGCATGGGCAAACCGTTCGTGTGACAGCCGTGAGCAGTGCCTCTTTCTCGGAGTGACAACCCAGGCGAACGGTGACAAATCTGTacaactttatatatataattcttaCTTTCTAAGCTTCATTGTAACTTGACTGTTCTATGCCTTAATTGCAGCCTTCAGCAACAGTAATTCAGCTTTCAAAATATAGCATTATGACTTGTTCTGTTACTCTTTCTGTTGCTAGCTATGACCGTTTCTGTTATATGATTATCAGGGTTACACAGGTGACAAGGAGAGCCTGGGAAAGTGTGAACAGGTAAGAAGCATTATTCATCTTTTCTTGTCCATGAATGACTTTCTATGATTAAAGTACACAACAGTAAAATGTTTTGaacttattgatttattttattagtttcttacaaactcctttatttcttttaatttccCTCTGTTTATTTACTTAAAAGAAAAAGCAATTTATATAATAGAAACTTGGAATTACTACTGTTACATCATTATTGTCTAGTTGAAATTTAgctatttacttgtcaatttgaGAGCATATAGATTCCTTTTGAATTCTATCATGGCCGGAATAGTCCCAAAAggtcattttttattttgttatgtttttaATATTTCAGTATTTTATGGAGTTGATGAAAGTTCCTAGAGTGGAATCAAAATTGCGAGTGTTCTCTTTCAAGATTCAGTTCAACTGCCAGGTTTGGTGATATTTTTTATGCTTTTCATTGGtggttaaaatattattattattacaatctatattgtataatTCTTCTCATCGTCTTACAGATTTCAGAATTTAAAAAGAGTTTGAACACTGTGAACTCTGCATGTGAAGAGGTAAGCAGCTCCTGATGATGAATTTTTTCTTGCAGAATTTGATATCTGTACTGTATTGACAGATCCCTATGCTACTTAAATTCTTCCATGCAGTTTTGAGAATCTGTTTTGACTTGGGTAGTTTTATGCTCTGTTTAATAAGTTCGGAATTCCCTCAAATTAAAAGATATTATGAAGAAAATTCTTTTTCTGGGTAATACTTTGAACCAAGGGACTGCAAGAGGTGAGGATCTTCAATTGTTATTTTGACAGATTTTATTATTTGTGGATGCTGGAAAATTCTGTTTTATCATCTGATAGTTGCAAGTTCTTTTAAAATAAGACTT
It encodes the following:
- the LOC133814266 gene encoding uncharacterized protein LOC133814266 gives rise to the protein MLIRDPKRRISAHDVLCEFLSLVFLGTTSVALKFSGSFVFKENVLSFLKSFGFADCNWAEEEDEEQNIQDNRDGTQQGFPFGANQLTLPPWWLQIWGYTGDKESLGKCEQYFMELMKVPRVESKLRVFSFKIQFNCQISEFKKSLNTVNSACEEGCDKPIAVRFAEPKKVRNGEARNNKMFSGMPFGPHSQEPVVRTTTNLGDSMVGHNRPNALHLAQHFSLTKQPQADSSMANQEPSQLSQMHNRKASSQQFQGEVRDFPRQLHVM